A single Halanaerobiales bacterium DNA region contains:
- a CDS encoding S66 peptidase family protein has product MINYPTPLKKGDTIGITAPSSGVTGVFAKKLENAKKQLKNLGYNFIETDSVKSQSKLTSAPSSIRAKEFTSLYLNEDVKAIIPPWGGEFLMDMLPYLDYEKLREAKPKWILGFSDISTLLFTLTLKLNIATAHGPNLLDFGNNPIHESVLNTLSILNMEKGDAFLQHSLDQYQKEWLEVTENNFPPYNLTEKSEWKILGDREEVECSGRLLGGNLDVLCKLIGTPYDLVENFKNLNNDNGFIWYFESCEMDSSDIYRTLWQIKMNGWFEGCNGILYGRVEGYSDVDDFKLVDALEYPLSDLEVPVIYDVDLGHMPPQLVLINGAYATIEVKKGEGRIKQKLI; this is encoded by the coding sequence TTGCTAAGAAATTAGAAAATGCTAAAAAACAGTTGAAAAATTTAGGCTATAATTTTATTGAAACTGATTCTGTTAAAAGCCAAAGTAAATTAACCAGTGCCCCTTCAAGTATTAGAGCTAAAGAATTTACTTCATTATATTTAAATGAAGATGTAAAAGCAATAATTCCTCCTTGGGGAGGAGAATTTCTAATGGATATGCTACCTTATTTAGATTATGAAAAACTAAGGGAAGCAAAACCTAAATGGATACTAGGATTTTCCGATATAAGTACATTATTATTCACTTTAACTTTAAAGCTTAATATTGCCACAGCTCATGGCCCTAATTTACTAGATTTTGGTAATAATCCAATTCATGAATCAGTTTTGAACACTTTAAGTATTTTGAATATGGAAAAAGGAGATGCTTTTTTACAACATAGCTTAGATCAATATCAAAAAGAGTGGCTAGAGGTTACGGAAAATAACTTTCCTCCTTATAATTTAACAGAAAAATCAGAGTGGAAGATTTTAGGTGATAGAGAAGAGGTTGAATGTAGTGGAAGGCTTTTGGGAGGAAATTTGGATGTTTTATGTAAATTGATTGGAACTCCATATGATTTAGTGGAAAACTTTAAAAATTTAAATAACGATAATGGTTTTATTTGGTATTTTGAAAGTTGTGAAATGGATTCTTCTGATATATATAGGACCTTATGGCAGATAAAGATGAATGGATGGTTTGAAGGTTGTAATGGTATATTGTATGGAAGGGTAGAAGGCTATAGTGATGTAGATGATTTTAAATTGGTTGACGCATTAGAGTATCCATTATCTGATTTAGAAGTCCCCGTAATATATGATGTAGATTTAGGTCATATGCCACCTCAATTAGTATTAATCAATGGAGCATATGCAACTATTGAGGTAAAAAAAGGAGAAGGAAGAATAAAACAAAAATTAATATAA